The following coding sequences are from one Alosa alosa isolate M-15738 ecotype Scorff River chromosome 3, AALO_Geno_1.1, whole genome shotgun sequence window:
- the LOC125292395 gene encoding LOW QUALITY PROTEIN: E3 ubiquitin/ISG15 ligase TRIM25-like (The sequence of the model RefSeq protein was modified relative to this genomic sequence to represent the inferred CDS: substituted 1 base at 1 genomic stop codon), giving the protein MASASVFYDEFSCSICLDPLKDPVTVACGHSFCLNCITGCWDQEDQKGVYSCPQCRETFTPRPVLRRNTMLTDMLEKLKKTEFRSDVTVSSDVKPGDVECDFCTGRKHKAIKSCLSCLVSYCEVHIQPHYEVPRFSKHKLVNATSQLQEKICSQHNRIIEVFCRKDQKLICMLCSMDDHNGHDTVSAVAXRAEKKNKLAEMKVENQTQIQQREKELQEVNQALQTLKASAQEAVDDAERIFTELISFMEQKRSEVTELIRAQERAEVSRAEGLLDQLELEITKLKSRDAEMEKLLLKEDPVDFLQVKSPTLKSFCRRFWVTLQC; this is encoded by the exons ATGGCCAGTGCTTCTGTATTTTACGATGAGTTCAGCTGTTCTATCTGTCTGGATCCGCTGAAGGACCCTGTGACTGTTGCCTGTGGACACAGTTTCTGTTTGAACTGCATTACAGGCTGCTGGGATCAAGAAGACCAGAAGGGTGTTTACAGCTGCCCCCAGTGCAGGGAGACCTTCACTCCAAGACCTGTTCTACGCAGAAACACAATGCTGACTGATATGCTGGAGAAGCTGAAGAAGACTGAATTCCGATCTGATGTCACAGTTTCTTCTGATGTCAAACCAGGCGATGTGGAGTGTGATTTCTGCACTGGGAGGAAACATAAAGCCATCAAGTCATGTCTATCATGCCTGGTTTCCTATTGTGAAGTTCATATTCAGCCTCACTATGAGGTGCCTCGCTTTAGCAAGCACAAGCTGGTGAATGCCACCTCACAGCTACAGGAGAAGATCTGCTCTCAGCACAACAGGATCATTGAGGTGTTTTGTCGCAAAGATCAGAAGTTAATCTGTATGCTCTGTTCCATGGATGACCATAATGGACATGACACTGTTTCAGCTGTAGCATAACGGGCCGAGAAGAAG AACAAGTTGGCAGAGATGAAGGTGGAGAACCAGACACAGatccagcagagagagaaggagctgcAAGAGGTCAACCAGGCCCTGCAAACTCTAAAG GCCTCTGCACAGGAAGCTGTTGATGACGCTGAGAGGATCTTCACTGAGCTGATCAGCTTCATGGAGCAAAAGCGCTCTGAGGTGACTGAGTTGATCAGAGCTCAGGAGAGGGCAGAGGTGAGTCGAGCTGAAGGACTCCTGGACCAGCTGGAGTTGGAGATCACTAAACTGAAAAGCAGAGATGCTGAGATGGAGAAACTTCTACTGAAAGAGGATCCTGTTGATTTCCTCCAGGTAAAGTCACCAACCCTGAAGTCATTTTGTAGGCGTTTCTGGGTAACATTACAATGTTAG